One region of Rhinoderma darwinii isolate aRhiDar2 chromosome 5 unlocalized genomic scaffold, aRhiDar2.hap1 SUPER_5_unloc_53, whole genome shotgun sequence genomic DNA includes:
- the TONSL gene encoding LOW QUALITY PROTEIN: tonsoku-like protein (The sequence of the model RefSeq protein was modified relative to this genomic sequence to represent the inferred CDS: inserted 1 base in 1 codon): MSPVVGSLTVVPFSPSTARFDEAIAEHRQELVLCEGLGDVIGCAVANRRIGECFAELGNYEAALKHQRVHLDLARSVSSDIEVQRALATIGRTFLYKCEAGDVAAQGPAEESFLRSLEIVDDKLEGQVSVRDQSEMRARLFLNLGFLYDIMGQVDKCSVYIRRSIFIAEQTQLHEDLYRANSNLASIHLRKGEHSKAIRCWEAARECARRMRDKYMESECYCSIGQTLLSLGDFSAGKRSLKKAFLLGSLQPSDRDTVRRNLRYAMEGCQLEERLSELAEGEQQGALSLYEQLGDLYCKVSCYSKAVEYYKMQLRCAESLSRPDRELAVIHVSLATTFSDLKDYRQSVTHYRAELDLRKGNPREECKTWLNMALAVEEDGQGYREVRSCLSSAMKCARQAGDSQLQRKVLRQLLVVQQKWGAPEVEDTEAELHEMSGSGESSEEEEMENSESLQESELELSQSEDDDLEGYEKSVPGRRRGNRWNRRNEKGETVLHRACIDGNAKMVGCLLEKGHPLNPRDYCGWTPLHEACNHGHLDIVRLLLDRGANINDPGGPLCEGITPLHDALSSGNFHVAQLLMNRGASXTQKTTKGVTPHGSLQEWIHLYGRHLDQETRRDCKETEKMLRGALEGRVVSTTSRPAQELQDHELFDAEDSEPLVVGPSCSPMNVAHPRRLREDGAPEPRDLQRSSQAEQDSPIYRSPPLRSSTQSSDEGPPVEEPEQLLTPLKPVKKRPRLGAPRTSSESEVTREGSTVSDPPRLSEGGIEAYQKAIQGLGSAKSRLMSHSLAGPEIVPEDLTLPLALVPSDRYLGDDWLEDDLMVESRSRKRSRRSPGGGLEVEEIEESIEAEEEVVAAAAAAAEDSCRRDKPARHAFSRRRSRQTKLTQIVDRAVVGRTRGSVHNISIPRVVDSAGSHSTTVDSRAAARPAIAQSPIMTVNPSLPPPIRMRVRVQDNVFLIPIPHSDGDTREVSWLADQASQRYYQICGLLPRLTLRKEGALLAPKDLILHVLLSNEEVVGEVQSWDLPPLTDRYKKACQSLAVEENRLVRMALEQQESSSSLSLCRLSLRGRDLCPLIRALKMQTSLRQLHLTGNLLGDAEVEELLAMLRTLPKLTHLNLECNCLTHEGIRRLDPALENLEELDLSMNPLGDGLSQPLASLLLHCPLLSTLNLQSCQLSTKFLQQHRRLLADAFKGAVHLKNLSFSHNPLGSTGLELLLKTIPHETISRLELRAVTAGNSLIFEPLVTYLTQDGCVLSHLALSSNHLSDESAQDLARCLPVCASLMSLDLSGNPKITANGFHYLLNGIQERNGEMRELHLTGCSIQGPFNSRSLDVLSCHLQELRLGSHNLSKKDRETLLQAWCGDSLITNHKSKLFFKRLT, encoded by the exons ATGTCTCCTGTTGTGGGGTCACTGACTGTCGTCCCCTTCTCTCCCTCCACAGCTAGGTTTGATGAAGCCATTGCGGAGCATCGTCAGGAGCTGGTCCTATGTGAGGGTCTGGGGGACGTCATCGGCTGCGCTGTCGCCAATCGCAGAATCGGCGAGTGCTTTGCAGAGTTGGGGAATTATGAGGCGGCTCTGAAG CACCAGCGCGTTCACCTGGATTTGGCGCGGTCGGTCTCGTCGGACATTGAGGTGCAGCGGGCTCTGGCCACCATTGGCCGCACTTTCCTGTACAAGTGTGAAGCGGGGGATGTGGCAGCTCAGGGGCCGGCGGAGGAATCCTTCCTGAGGAGCCTGGAGATTGTGGACGATAAGCTGGAGG GTCAGGTTTCTGTGAGGGATCAGAGTGAGATGCGGGCGCGGCTCTTCCTGAACCTCGGCTTCCTGTATGACATCATGGGTCAGGTGGACAAGTGCAGCGTCTACATCAGGAGGAGCATCTTCATAGCAGA ACAGACGCAGCTTCATGAAGATCTGTACAGAGCCAACTCCAACCTCGCCAGCATCCACCTACGCAAGGGCGAACACTCCAAAGCCATCCGCTGCTGGGAGGCGGCCCGGGAGTGCGCCCGACGCATGCGCGACAAGTATATGGAGAGTGAATGTTACTGCAGCATTGGCCAG ACTCTGCTGTCTCTGGGAGACTTCTCCGCAGGAAAACGCTCTCTCAAGAAAGCGTTCCTTCTAGGTAGTCTGCAGCCGTCTGACCGCGACACCGTGCGCCGCAACCTGAGATACG CAATGGAAGGTTGTCAGCTGGAGGAGCGGTTGTCGGAGCTGGCAGAGGGCGAGCAGCAGGGGGCACTGTCCTTGTATGAGCAGTTGGGGGATCTCTACTGTAAAGTGAGCTGTTACAGTAAAGCTGTGGAGTATTATAAGATGCAG CTCCGTTGTGCTGAGTCCTTGAGTCGGCCGGATCGGGAGCTCGCTGTCATTCATGTGTCCCTGGCCACAACCTTCAGTGACCTCAAGGACTATCGGCAGTCCGTAACGCATTATCGAGCCGAGCTGGACCTGCGGAAAGGGAACCCCCGCGAG GAGTGTAAGACGTGGCTGAACATGGCGCTGGCGGTGGAGGAGGACGGTCAGGGGTACAGGGAGGTGCGGAGCTGCCTGTCCAGTGCCATGAAGTGTGCCCGACAGGCCGGAGATTCCCAGCTACAG AGAAAAGTCCTGCGGCAGCTGCTCGTGGTCCAGCAGAAGTGGGGGGCTCCAGAAGTGGAGGACACTGAGGCGGAGCTACATGAGATGAGCGGCAGTGGTGAGAGCagcgaggaggaggagatggagaacaGTGAATCTCTACAGGAGAGTGAGCTGGAGCTGTCTCAGAGCG AAGATGACGATCTGGAGGGATACGAGAAGTCTGTACcagggaggaggaggggaaaCCGG TGGAATCGCCGTAATGAGAAGGGGGAGACTGTTCTGCATCGCGCCTGTATCGATGGGAATGCCAAGATGGTGGGGTGCCTGCTGGAGAAG GGCCACCCCCTCAACCCCCGAGATTACTGTGGGTGGACCCCTCTCCATGAAGCCTGCAACCATGGACATCTAG ATATTGTACGACTGCTGTTAGACCGCGGGGCGAACATCAATGATCCTGGGGGTCCATTATGTGAAGGGATCACGCCGCTCCATGACGCGCTGTCCAGTGGTAACTTTCATGTGGCTCAGCTGCTGATGAATAGAGGGGCGT GTACCCAGAAGACCACCAAG GGAGTGACCCCACACGGGAGTTTGCAGGAGTGGATTCACCTGTACGGGAGGCACCTGGATCAAGAGACGCGGAGGGATTGTAAGGAGACTGAGAAGATGCTGCGTGGCGCTCTGGAGGGAAGGG TGGTCTCCACAACTTCTCGGCCGGCTCAGGAGCTCCAGGACCACGAGCTGTTTGATGCTGAGGACTCGGAGCCGCTCGTGGTCGGCCCCTCGTGCTCCCCTATGAACGTTGCTCATCCAAGAAGACTGAGAGAGGATGGAGCCCCTGAACCCCGAGACCTGCAGCGGTCCAGCCAGGCGGAGCAGGATTCCCCTATATATCGCTCCCCTCCCCTCCGTTCTAGCACCCAGTCCAGCGACGAGGGTCCGCCCGTAGAGGAGCCCGAGCAGCTTTTGACCCCTCTCAAGCCGGTTAAGAAGCGGCCGCGACTTGGCGCTCCAAGGACGTCCTCAGAATCGGAGGTCACCAGGGAGGGGAGCACAGTGTCCGATCCTCCCAGACTTTCTGAAGGGGGGATAGAAGCCTACCAGAAAGCCATACAGGGCCTGGGCAGTGCCAAATCACGCCTGATGAGCCACAGCCTGGCGGGGCCCGAGATCGTCCCAGAGGACCTGACACTCCCATTGGCTCTGGTGCCCTCAGACCGTTATCTCGGAGATGATTGGCTGGAAGATGATTTAATGGTGGAGTCTCGCAGCAGGAAGAGAAGTCGCCGATCCCCGGGCGGCGGCCTGGAGGTGGAGGAGATCGAGGAGTCTATTGAAGCGGAGGAGGAGGTggtggcggcggcggcggcggcagcaGAAGACTCGTGCAGGAGGGATAAGCCGGCTCGTCACGCCTTCTCACGCAGACGCTCACGCCAGACGAAGCTGACTCAGATTGTAGACAGAGCTGTAGTGGGGCGCACGAGGGGCAGCGTGCACAACATCTCCATCCCCCGGGTAGTGGACAGCGCTGGATCACATAGCACCACCGTGGACAGCAGGGCTGCCGCCCGTCCTGCCATTGCTCAG TCCCCAATAATGACTGTGAACCCCTCTTTGCCTCCACCAATCAGAATGCGGGTGAGAGTTCAGGATAATGTCTTCCTCATCCCAATCCCTCACAG TGATGGAGACACACGTGAGGTTTCCTGGTTGGCGGATCAGGCCTCCCAGCGCTACTACCAGATCTGTGGACTGCTTCCCCGTCTCACTCTCAGGAAGGAAGGGGCCCTCCTGGCCCCCAAGGACCTCATCCTCCACGTCCTGCTGAGCAATGAGGAG GTTGTGGGTGAGGTGCAGTCCTGGGACCTGCCGCCCCTCACTGACCGCTACAAGAAGGCCTGTCAGAGCCTGGCTGTGG AGGAGAATCGTCTGGTGCGGATGGCCCTGGAGCAGCAGGAGAGCAGCTCGTCCTTGTCCCTGTGCCGTCTGTCCCTGCGAGGACGTGACCTCTGTCCACTCATCCGCGCCTTGAAGATGCAGACCTCCCTGCGCCAGCTGCACCTCACGGGAAACCTGCTAGGGGACGCTGAGGTAGAGGAGCTGCTGGCGATGCTGCGGACCCTGCCCAAACTGACCCACCTCAACCTGGAGTGTAACTGCCTGACCCATGAGGGCATCCGAAGGCTGGACCCGGCCCTGGAG AACCTCGAGGAGCTGGACCTGAGCATGAACCCACTGGGGGACGGCTTGTCCCAGCCTCTGGCATCTCTCTTGCTCCACTGCCCGCTGCTCAGCACCCTGAACCTACAGTCCTGCCAACTCTCCACCAAATTCTTGCAGCAACATCGTCGTCTTCTGGCTGATGCCTTCAAAG GTGCCGTTCATTTGAAGAATCTCTCTTTCTCCCACAATCCTCTGGGCTCGACGgggctggagctcttactgaagaCCATTCCCCATGAGACAATCTCCCGGCTGGAGCTTCGAGCTGTTACAGCGGGGAACTCTCTGATCTTCGAGCCTTTAGTGACGTACCTCACTCAG GACGGCTGCGTCTTATCTCACCTGGCACTTTCCTCCAATCACTTGAGTGATGAGTCTGCGCAAGACCTGGCCAG ATGTCTCCCCGTCTGCGCCTCTCTAATGTCTCTCGATCTGTCAGGAAATCCTAAAATAACAGCAAATGGATTTCATTATCTGCTGAATGGGATCCAGGAGCGAAATGGTGAAATGCGAGAACTTCACCTCACAG